The Paraburkholderia acidisoli genome contains a region encoding:
- a CDS encoding PsiF family protein → MKMQSLIAAVVLGGVLAAPAFAQTAAPAAPATNSQQNKMKTCNTQAADKKGDDRKAFMKQCLSAAGAPAPTMTQQERMKSCNTQATGKKGDDRKAFMKQCLSTKS, encoded by the coding sequence ATGAAGATGCAATCCCTCATTGCTGCAGTCGTGCTGGGCGGCGTGCTGGCCGCGCCGGCTTTCGCCCAGACCGCTGCCCCTGCTGCCCCCGCTACCAATAGCCAGCAGAACAAGATGAAGACCTGCAACACACAGGCCGCCGACAAGAAAGGCGACGACCGCAAGGCCTTCATGAAGCAGTGTCTCTCGGCCGCGGGCGCCCCGGCGCCGACCATGACGCAGCAGGAGCGCATGAAGTCGTGCAACACGCAAGCCACCGGCAAGAAAGGCGACGATCGCAAGGCCTTCATGAAGCAGTGTCTGTCGACGAAGAGCTGA
- a CDS encoding LysR substrate-binding domain-containing protein, with product MQYAQLRAFHAVAEHGGFSRAAQALSLTQPAVSDHVRRLEQDFGVKLFERAPRGVELTDLGRRLFAVTRQMVGCERDARRLLEAAGALESGELALVADAPDLAIQLVGAFRRRYPGVVVKLAIANATECMRRVLASEADAAITAARQVHSRLQARVLREEPLVAVVPADSPAAKKRRITYEELVREPMVFREAQSVTQQLLEAELVRKGLQVQPVLYVDGREALQTAVAQGVGVGVIAHAEFGESRRIRMLPLVDCQVRMVESLTRLADPSTSNLLDALFATALD from the coding sequence ATGCAATATGCGCAGTTGCGGGCTTTTCATGCGGTGGCCGAGCACGGCGGCTTTTCGCGCGCCGCGCAGGCGCTCTCGCTCACGCAGCCGGCGGTGTCCGACCACGTGCGGCGGCTGGAGCAGGATTTCGGCGTGAAATTGTTCGAGCGTGCGCCGCGCGGCGTCGAATTGACCGATCTCGGCCGCAGGCTCTTCGCGGTGACGCGGCAAATGGTGGGCTGCGAGCGCGATGCGCGGCGCCTGCTCGAAGCGGCGGGCGCGCTCGAATCGGGCGAACTCGCGCTGGTCGCCGACGCGCCCGATCTCGCCATTCAGCTCGTGGGCGCGTTCCGGCGGCGCTACCCCGGCGTGGTCGTGAAACTGGCCATTGCCAACGCGACCGAGTGCATGCGCCGCGTGCTCGCGAGCGAGGCCGACGCCGCGATCACGGCCGCGCGCCAGGTGCACAGCCGCCTGCAGGCGCGCGTGCTGCGCGAGGAACCGCTCGTTGCCGTGGTGCCCGCCGACAGTCCCGCGGCCAAAAAACGCCGCATCACCTACGAGGAACTCGTGCGCGAGCCCATGGTGTTTCGCGAGGCGCAGTCGGTCACGCAGCAATTGCTCGAAGCCGAACTCGTGCGCAAGGGGCTGCAGGTGCAGCCGGTGCTTTACGTGGATGGCCGCGAGGCGCTGCAAACGGCCGTGGCGCAAGGCGTGGGCGTGGGCGTGATCGCGCACGCGGAATTCGGCGAGTCGCGCCGCATTCGCATGCTGCCGCTCGTGGATTGCCAGGTGCGCATGGTGGAGTCGCTCACGCGGCTCGCCGACCCATCCACGTCCAATCTGCTCGACGCGCTGTTCGCCACGGCGCTCGATTGA
- the phnX gene encoding phosphonoacetaldehyde hydrolase encodes MKHVKAVIFDWAGTVVDYGSRAPMGAFVETFEQFGVPITIEEARGPMGMAKRPHIAALMALPRVAAAWREHYGHAPGEADIDAVYDVFVPKNVAVAAHYSDVIPGVAAVTARLRADGVRIGSTTGYTREIMERILPGAAAQGFEADSLVCTGDTPEGRPSPYMIYRTLPQLGVWRARDAIKVDDTEVGIEEGINGGTWAVGVAVSGNAFGLSEDEVHALAPDEFSRRRSAAVERLRAAGAHYVIDSVADLLPVVGEIEARLARGERP; translated from the coding sequence ATGAAACACGTCAAGGCAGTGATTTTCGATTGGGCCGGCACCGTGGTGGACTACGGTTCGCGCGCGCCGATGGGCGCCTTCGTCGAAACCTTCGAACAGTTCGGGGTGCCAATCACCATCGAGGAAGCACGCGGGCCGATGGGCATGGCCAAGCGTCCGCATATCGCCGCGCTGATGGCGTTGCCGCGCGTCGCGGCGGCGTGGCGCGAGCACTACGGCCACGCGCCCGGCGAGGCCGATATCGACGCGGTCTACGACGTGTTCGTGCCGAAGAACGTGGCCGTGGCCGCGCACTACAGCGACGTGATTCCGGGCGTTGCCGCCGTGACGGCGCGGCTGCGCGCGGACGGCGTGCGCATTGGCTCGACCACGGGCTACACGCGCGAAATCATGGAGCGGATTCTGCCGGGCGCGGCCGCGCAAGGCTTCGAGGCGGACAGTCTCGTGTGCACCGGCGACACGCCCGAAGGCCGCCCCTCGCCGTACATGATCTATCGCACGCTGCCGCAACTGGGCGTCTGGCGCGCGCGCGACGCGATCAAGGTGGACGACACCGAAGTAGGCATCGAAGAGGGCATCAACGGCGGCACGTGGGCCGTGGGCGTGGCGGTGAGCGGCAATGCGTTCGGTCTTTCCGAAGACGAAGTCCACGCGCTCGCCCCCGACGAATTCTCGCGCCGCCGCAGCGCGGCCGTGGAACGCCTGCGCGCGGCGGGCGCGCATTACGTGATCGACAGCGTGGCGGACCTGCTGCCCGTGGTGGGCGAGATCGAGGCGCGTCTCGCGCGCGGCGAGCGGCCCTGA
- a CDS encoding YciI-like protein — translation MHYLLMYELADDYLERRAAHRHAHLALAWAAAERGDLLLGGAVADPVDTALLLFQGDSPAAAEAFAQADPYVHAGLVKHWRVRPWQTVVGEGASNPVR, via the coding sequence ATGCATTACCTGCTGATGTACGAACTCGCCGACGACTATCTCGAGCGCCGCGCGGCGCATCGCCACGCGCATCTCGCGCTCGCGTGGGCGGCGGCGGAGCGCGGCGACCTGCTGCTCGGCGGCGCGGTTGCCGATCCCGTCGACACCGCGCTGCTGCTGTTTCAGGGCGACAGCCCGGCTGCGGCCGAAGCCTTCGCGCAGGCCGATCCCTACGTGCACGCCGGGCTCGTGAAGCATTGGCGCGTGCGGCCGTGGCAGACGGTGGTGGGCGAGGGCGCATCGAACCCGGTGCGTTGA
- a CDS encoding YnfA family protein: MKTFLLFVVTALAEIVGCYLPWRWLREGASAWWLIPAAASLALFAWLLTLHPTAAGRTYAAYGGVYVCVAILWLWGVEAIRPSAWDWAGMAFTLAGMALIAFQPR, translated from the coding sequence ATGAAGACGTTTCTGCTGTTCGTCGTCACCGCACTCGCCGAGATCGTCGGCTGCTATTTGCCGTGGCGCTGGTTGCGCGAAGGCGCGAGCGCCTGGTGGCTGATTCCCGCCGCGGCCTCGCTCGCGCTGTTCGCATGGCTGCTCACGCTGCATCCCACGGCGGCGGGGCGCACCTACGCCGCGTATGGCGGTGTTTACGTGTGCGTGGCGATCCTCTGGCTCTGGGGCGTCGAGGCGATCCGGCCCAGCGCGTGGGATTGGGCCGGCATGGCCTTCACGCTCGCGGGCATGGCGCTCATCGCGTTCCAGCCGCGCTGA
- a CDS encoding 2-aminoethylphosphonate--pyruvate transaminase, whose amino-acid sequence MTHAEPYLLTPGPLTTAVSTKAAMQRDWGSWDADFRAMTAQLRRMLLDIAGDVHGDYDCVPLQGSGSYCVEAMLGSFVPRDGHALVLANGAYGKRIATTLRYLGRRHTVHDTGDYLPPRAADVERLLLAQRDITHVVVVHCETSSGILNPLEEIAAVTARHGRRLLIDSMSAFGAVPLDVRTLPCDAFVSSANKCIEGVPGFGFVIAKQEVLRAAKGVSHSLALDVHDQWETMNRTGQWRFTPPTHAVAAFIEALRLHALEGGQPGRLARYTRNRDVLVAGMRALGFEPLLTEQWRSPIIVTFFSPADPAFDFTRFYERMKAQGFIIYPGKLTDVESFRIGCIGALDADVMRGVVAACADALKALGVRHAAPAAADAGARAALDTSLADSSGTPPATSLAA is encoded by the coding sequence ATGACCCACGCCGAGCCGTATCTCCTCACCCCCGGACCGCTCACCACCGCCGTTTCGACCAAAGCGGCCATGCAGCGCGACTGGGGCTCGTGGGACGCCGACTTCCGCGCCATGACCGCCCAGCTGCGCCGCATGCTGCTCGATATCGCCGGCGACGTGCACGGCGACTACGACTGCGTGCCGCTCCAGGGCAGCGGCAGCTACTGCGTGGAGGCCATGCTCGGCAGCTTCGTGCCGCGCGACGGCCACGCACTCGTGCTCGCGAACGGCGCGTACGGCAAGCGCATCGCGACCACGCTGCGCTATCTGGGCCGCCGCCATACGGTGCACGACACGGGCGACTACCTGCCGCCGCGCGCCGCCGACGTCGAGCGCCTGCTGCTCGCGCAGCGCGACATCACCCACGTCGTGGTCGTGCACTGCGAAACCAGCTCCGGCATTCTCAATCCGCTCGAGGAAATCGCGGCCGTGACCGCGCGCCATGGCCGCCGTCTGCTGATCGATTCGATGAGCGCGTTCGGCGCCGTGCCGCTCGACGTGCGCACGCTGCCATGCGACGCGTTCGTGTCGTCGGCGAACAAATGCATCGAGGGCGTGCCGGGCTTCGGTTTCGTGATCGCGAAACAGGAGGTGCTGCGCGCGGCGAAGGGCGTGAGTCATTCGCTCGCGCTCGACGTGCACGATCAATGGGAGACGATGAACCGCACGGGCCAATGGCGCTTCACGCCGCCCACGCACGCCGTGGCGGCGTTCATCGAGGCGCTGCGTCTGCATGCGCTCGAAGGCGGCCAGCCGGGCCGCCTCGCGCGCTACACGCGCAACCGCGACGTGCTGGTCGCGGGCATGCGGGCGCTCGGTTTCGAGCCGCTGCTGACCGAGCAGTGGCGCTCGCCGATCATCGTCACGTTCTTTTCTCCGGCCGATCCCGCCTTCGATTTCACGCGCTTCTACGAGCGCATGAAAGCGCAGGGTTTCATCATCTATCCGGGCAAGCTCACCGACGTGGAGAGCTTTCGCATCGGTTGCATCGGCGCGCTCGACGCCGACGTCATGCGCGGCGTGGTGGCCGCCTGCGCCGACGCGCTGAAGGCGCTGGGCGTGCGGCACGCCGCACCCGCCGCCGCCGATGCCGGCGCACGCGCCGCGCTGGACACTTCGCTGGCCGACTCGTCAGGCACGCCGCCGGCGACTTCGCTCGCCGCCTGA
- a CDS encoding thioesterase family protein, which produces MARIHLQFPDDQFFYTTHLTVRVTDINFANHLANDSMISMISEARARFLFDAGIEDMKAAHVSIIVTDLATTYRAEAYARDELAFEVGIMDFNKYGGDIIFRITRPADNTLIAMAKSGFVFFDYEAKKVVPMPQAFRDKFPQVNALA; this is translated from the coding sequence ATGGCCCGCATCCATCTGCAGTTTCCCGACGATCAGTTCTTTTACACGACGCATCTCACGGTGCGCGTCACCGACATCAACTTCGCGAATCATCTCGCCAACGACTCGATGATTTCGATGATCTCCGAAGCACGCGCCCGCTTTCTGTTCGACGCGGGCATCGAGGACATGAAAGCGGCCCACGTGAGCATCATCGTCACGGATCTCGCCACGACCTATCGCGCCGAAGCCTATGCGCGCGACGAACTCGCCTTCGAAGTCGGCATCATGGATTTCAACAAGTACGGCGGCGACATCATCTTTCGCATTACGCGCCCGGCCGACAACACGCTCATCGCCATGGCGAAATCGGGCTTCGTGTTCTTCGACTACGAGGCGAAAAAAGTCGTGCCGATGCCGCAGGCGTTCCGCGACAAGTTTCCGCAGGTGAATGCGCTGGCGTGA